A window of Argopecten irradians isolate NY chromosome 1, Ai_NY, whole genome shotgun sequence contains these coding sequences:
- the LOC138332311 gene encoding uncharacterized protein isoform X1, which yields MSLSTMNPPRHERSSISRGMWTMDSSNAGVVGILDLRKVQLTSDDKQEPPIITMPGSNVFIKPVHLTNLQTHDRTQQAGDICVSVKTFMSKKLSFGCVGQYGYFIPKENEVNRGYVPKAYTMTLILQDNGKPSAKFTGTLQMWRSDLLARLIVCRRSQQTDHKKYRKDDAFSRRFFSRVIRFHSPGNERSSQSDAGNVNISVYIELVSLYVTDLYRRGYFPPTAQRSHTHFKLPSTDTITPSENREDLLDSVMRLLSFLYIANNSYLYPVLARAGFYHVDGVVTCLECDCSYSLSDFKGGDQSDIDKHHKIGCRHRNVREEDCELPPPRQHSSNTMSSLPPVGASRYHSGNAIAKNVTKKAVFKTREQQTCNQHIYDLLLII from the exons GATGAATCCTCCTCGACACGAGAGATCATCAATATCTAGAGGAATGTGGACTATGGACTCAAG CAACGCTGGTGTTGTTGGTATACTTGATCTACGAAAAGTCCAACTGACGTCTGATGATAAGCAGGAACCACCTATCATTACAATGCCTGGTTCGAACGTCTTCATAAAACCAGTGCATTTGACAAACCTACAGACACATGATAGAACACAACAAGCTGGTGACATTTGTGTTAGTGTTAAAACATTTATGTCAAAAAAACTGAGCTTTGGTTGCGTTGGGCAATATGGATATTTCATTCCGAAAGAAAACGAGGTTAATAGAGGATATGTTCCGAAAGCATACACTATGACACTTATCTTACAAGACAACGGGAAGCCGTCTGCAAAGTTTACTGGAACTCTTCAAATGTGGAGATCGGATCTTCTTGCTAGGCTGATCGTTTGTAGACGTAGTcaacaaactgatcacaaaaaatacagaaaagaTGATGCGTTTTCACGACGATTTTTCTCAAGAGTAATCAGGTTTCATAGTCCTGGTAATGAAAGGTCATCACAATCGGATGCTGGGAATGTTAACATATCTGTCTACATTGAGCTTGTATCTCTGTACGTAACTGACCTCTATAGGCGTGGATATTTCCCACCTACGGCACAAAGAAGTCATACTCATTTCAAGCTGCCGTCCACAGATACCATCACGCCTTCCGAAAATCGTGAGGATTTGCTAGATTCAGTCATGAGACTTTTATCCTTCCTTTATATAGCAAATAACAGTTACCTATATCCAGTGCTCGCACGAGCCGGATTTTACCATGTCGATGGGGTTGTGACCTGTTTGGAATGCGATTGTTCATATAGTCTTTCAGATTTTAAAGGTGGAGATCAATCAGACATTGACAAGCATCATAAGATTGGATGCAGACATCGCAATGTACGGGAAGAAGACTGCGAACTTCCGCCACCACGACAACATAGCAGTAACACAATGTCGTCCTTACCGCCTGTAGGAGCTTCGAGGTATCATTCCGGAAATGCAATTGCAAAAAACGTAACGAAGAAGGCAGTTTTCAAAACGAGGGAACAGCAAACTTGCAACCAGCACATCTACGACCTCCTGTTAATCATATAA
- the LOC138332311 gene encoding uncharacterized protein isoform X2, giving the protein MMNPPRHERSSISRGMWTMDSSNAGVVGILDLRKVQLTSDDKQEPPIITMPGSNVFIKPVHLTNLQTHDRTQQAGDICVSVKTFMSKKLSFGCVGQYGYFIPKENEVNRGYVPKAYTMTLILQDNGKPSAKFTGTLQMWRSDLLARLIVCRRSQQTDHKKYRKDDAFSRRFFSRVIRFHSPGNERSSQSDAGNVNISVYIELVSLYVTDLYRRGYFPPTAQRSHTHFKLPSTDTITPSENREDLLDSVMRLLSFLYIANNSYLYPVLARAGFYHVDGVVTCLECDCSYSLSDFKGGDQSDIDKHHKIGCRHRNVREEDCELPPPRQHSSNTMSSLPPVGASRYHSGNAIAKNVTKKAVFKTREQQTCNQHIYDLLLII; this is encoded by the exons GATGAATCCTCCTCGACACGAGAGATCATCAATATCTAGAGGAATGTGGACTATGGACTCAAG CAACGCTGGTGTTGTTGGTATACTTGATCTACGAAAAGTCCAACTGACGTCTGATGATAAGCAGGAACCACCTATCATTACAATGCCTGGTTCGAACGTCTTCATAAAACCAGTGCATTTGACAAACCTACAGACACATGATAGAACACAACAAGCTGGTGACATTTGTGTTAGTGTTAAAACATTTATGTCAAAAAAACTGAGCTTTGGTTGCGTTGGGCAATATGGATATTTCATTCCGAAAGAAAACGAGGTTAATAGAGGATATGTTCCGAAAGCATACACTATGACACTTATCTTACAAGACAACGGGAAGCCGTCTGCAAAGTTTACTGGAACTCTTCAAATGTGGAGATCGGATCTTCTTGCTAGGCTGATCGTTTGTAGACGTAGTcaacaaactgatcacaaaaaatacagaaaagaTGATGCGTTTTCACGACGATTTTTCTCAAGAGTAATCAGGTTTCATAGTCCTGGTAATGAAAGGTCATCACAATCGGATGCTGGGAATGTTAACATATCTGTCTACATTGAGCTTGTATCTCTGTACGTAACTGACCTCTATAGGCGTGGATATTTCCCACCTACGGCACAAAGAAGTCATACTCATTTCAAGCTGCCGTCCACAGATACCATCACGCCTTCCGAAAATCGTGAGGATTTGCTAGATTCAGTCATGAGACTTTTATCCTTCCTTTATATAGCAAATAACAGTTACCTATATCCAGTGCTCGCACGAGCCGGATTTTACCATGTCGATGGGGTTGTGACCTGTTTGGAATGCGATTGTTCATATAGTCTTTCAGATTTTAAAGGTGGAGATCAATCAGACATTGACAAGCATCATAAGATTGGATGCAGACATCGCAATGTACGGGAAGAAGACTGCGAACTTCCGCCACCACGACAACATAGCAGTAACACAATGTCGTCCTTACCGCCTGTAGGAGCTTCGAGGTATCATTCCGGAAATGCAATTGCAAAAAACGTAACGAAGAAGGCAGTTTTCAAAACGAGGGAACAGCAAACTTGCAACCAGCACATCTACGACCTCCTGTTAATCATATAA